From Lolium perenne isolate Kyuss_39 chromosome 5, Kyuss_2.0, whole genome shotgun sequence, a single genomic window includes:
- the LOC127298553 gene encoding serine/threonine-protein phosphatase BSL2 homolog, whose translation MDVDARMATESDSDSDAATAASVTVQVGGSGSGAETPSVSPPPEPAGAPAAATAGPRPAPGYTVVDAAMDKKEDGPGCRCGHTLTAVPAVGEEGSPGYIGQRLILFGGATALEGNSATPPSSAGSAGIRLAGATADVHCYDVLSNKWTRLTPLGEPPSPRAAHVATAVGTMVVIQGGIGPAGLSAEDLHVLDLTQQRPRWHRVVVQGPGPGPRYGHVMALVGQRFLLTIGGNDGKRPLADVWALDTAAKPYEWRKLEPEGEGPPPCMYATASARSDGLLLLCGGRDTNSVPLSSAYGLAKHRDGRWEWAIAPGVSPSPRYQHAAVFVNARLHVSGGALGGGRMVEDSSSVAVLDTAAGVWCDTKSVVTTPRTGRYSADAAGGEASGELTRRCRHAAAAVGDMIFIYGGLRGGVLLDDLLAAEDLAAAETTSAANHAAAAAANMQAGGAPGRFAYNDEQTGQTTAETTADGAVVLGTPVAPPVNGDVYTDISPENAVIQGQRRSSKGVDYLVEASAAEAEAISATLAAVKARQVNGEMEHSPDREQSPDATPSGKQHSSLIKPDVALANNSTPPPGVRLHHRAVVVAAETGGALGGMVRQLSIDQFENEGRRVIYGTPENATAARKLLDRQMSINSVPKKVIASLLKPRGWKPPVRRQFFLDCNEIADLCDSAERIFSSEPSVIKLKAPIKIFGDLHGQFGDLMRLFDEYGSPSTAGDIAYIDYLFLGDYVDRGQHSLETITLLLALKVEYPQNVHLIRGNHEAADINALFGFRIECIERMGERDGIWTWHRVNRLFNWLPLAALIEKKIICMHGGIGRSINHIEQIENLQRPITMEAGSVVLMDLLWSDPTENDSVEGLRPNARGPGLVTFGPDRVMEFCNNNDLQLIVRAHECVMDGFERFAQGHLITLFSATNYCGTANNAGAILVLGRDLVVVPKLIHPLPPALTSPETSPEHIEDTWMQELNANRPPTPTRGRPQAANNDRGSLAWI comes from the exons atggacgtgGACGCGCGGATGGCCACGGAGTCGGACTCCGACtccgacgccgccaccgccgcctccgtCACGGTGCAGGTCGGCGGCTCCGGCAGCGGGGCCGAGACCCCTTCCGTGTCCCCGCCTCCCGAGCCGGCTGGAGCTCCGGCGGCGGCCACGGCGGGGCCCAGGCCGGCCCCGGGGTACACGGTGGTGGACGCGGCCATGGACAAGAAGGAGGACGGGCCGGGCTGCCGCTGCGGCCACACGCTCACGGCCGTGCCCGCCGTCGGGGAAGAGGGCTCCCCGGGCTACATCGGCCAGCGCCTGATCCTCTTCGGCGGCGCCACCGCGCTTGAGGGGAACTCCGCCACGCCGCCCTCGTCCGCAGGGAGCGCCGGGATCC GTCTCGCTGGGGCTACCGCAGATGTTCACTGTTATGACGTGTTATCAAATAAGTGGACCAG GCTTACTCCACTGGGAGAACCTCCTTCACCAAGAGCTGCCCATGTAGCGACTGCTGTTGGAACCATGGTGGTCATTCAG GGTGGTATAGGCCCTGCTGGTTTATCTGCAGAGGACCTCCATGTTCTGGATCTTACACAACAACGTCCACGATGGCACAG AGTGGTGGTTCAAGGGCCTGGTCCTGGTCCACGATACGGACATGTCATGGCCTTGGTTGGGCAGCGGTTCTTGTTGACAATTGGTGGAAATGATG GAAAGCGTCCACTGGCAGATGTTTGGGCCCTTGATACCGCTGCAAAGCCATATGAATGGAGGAAACTTGAACCAGAAGGTGAAGGGCCACCGCCGTGCAT GTATGCAACTGCAAGTGCCCGCTCTGATGGACTtcttttgctttgtggtgggagggaCACTAATAGTGTG CCCCTTTCAAGTGCGTATGGTCTTGCAAAGCATAGGGATGGGCGCTGGGAGTGGGCAATTGCCCCTGGTGTCTCTCCATCACCCAGATATCAACATGCTGCT GTTTTTGTCAATGCACGACTTCATGTCTCAGGAGGGGCTCTTGGAGGCGGTCGCATGGTAGAAGACTCGTCAAGCGTGGCAG TGTTGGACACTGCTGCTGGAGTTTGGTGCGACACAAAATCAGTAGTTACAACTCCAAGGACAGGAAGATATAGTGCGGATGCAGCAGGTGGCGAGGCTTCTGGAGAGCTTACACGAAGGTGCAGGCATGCAGCTGCCGCAGTTGGTGATATGATATTCATTTATGGAGGTTTACGAGGAG GTGTGCTGCTAGACGATCTTCTTGCTGCTGAAGATCTTGCTGCTGCTGAGACAACAAGTGCAGCTAACCATGCAGCTGCCGCTGCCGCTAACATGCAAGCTGGAGGAGCACCCGGCAGGTTTGCTTACAATGATGAACAAACAGGGCAAACAACTGCAGAGACAACTGCTGATGGAGCTGTGGTTCTTGGAACCCCAGTTGCTCCTCCTGTTAATGGGGATGTGTATACTGATATAAGCCCTGAGAATGCTGTGATCCAGGGACAGAG GAGATCAAGTAAAGGTGTTGATTATTTGGTTGAAGCATCTGCTGCAGAGGCTGAGGCAATCAGTGCTACTTTAGCTGCTGTAAAAGCCAGGCAAGTTAATGGTGAGATGGAGCATTCACCTGACAGAGAGCAGTCTCCAGATGCCACACCAAGTGGGAAGCAACATTCAAGCCTCATCAAACCAGATGTTGCTCTTGCAAACAATTCAACACCACCTCCCGGGGTTCGGTTACACCATAGAGCA GTTGTGGTAGCAGCAGAAACAGGAGGTGCCTTAGGTGGCATGGTTAGGCAGCTGTCAATTGATCAGTTTGAAAACGAAGGAAGAAGGGTTATCTATGGCACTCCTGAGAATGCAACTGCGGCTAGAAAATTACTGGATCGGCAAATGTCTATTAATAGTGTGCCCAAAAAG GTAATTGCATCTCTCCTTAAACCTCGTGGTTGGAAGCCCCCTGTGCGAAGACAGTTCTTCTTGGACTGTAATGAAATTGCAGATCTATGCGATAGTGCTGAAAGAATATTTTCAAGTGAACCAAGCGTCATAAAGCTTAAAGCTCCCATTAAGATATTTGGTGATCTGCATGGTCAATTTGGTGACCTTATGCGCTTATTCGACGAGTATGGTTCTCCCTCAACAGCAGGAGACATTGC TTACATTGATTACCTCTTCTTGGGAGATTACGTTGATCGTGGTCAACATAGTTTGGAGACTATTACTCTTCTCCTTGCTCTGAAG GTTGAATATCCTCAAAACGTACATTTGATTCGGGGAAATCATGAGGCAGCAGATATCAATGCTCTGTTTGGGTTCCGAATAGAGTGCATAGAGCGAATG GGTGAGCGGGATGGAATCTGGACCTGGCATCGTGTGAATAGGTTATTTAATTGGCTTCCTTTGGCTGCCCTAATAGAGAAGAAAATAATCTGCATGCATGGTGGTATTGGGCGCTCCATTAACCACATAGAGCAAATTGAGAATCTTCAAAGACCGATTACCATGGAAGCAGGCTCAGTTGTTCTAATGGATCTTCTATG GTCGGATCCAACTGAGAATGACAGCGTCGAAGGACTCAGACCAAATGCTCGGGGTCCAGGTCTTGTCACCTTTGGG CCTGACCGTGTTATGGAGTTCTGCAACAACAATGACCTACAGTTGATTGTGCGAGCACATGAGTGTGTGATGGATGGCTTTGAGCGTTTCGCTCAAGGTCACTTGATTACTCTCTTCTCGGCAACAAACTACTGTG GTACGGCAAACAACGCAGGTGCAATCTTAGTTCTTGGAAGGGATCTCGTGGTTGTCCCGAAACTCATTCATCCTTTGCCGCCTGCCTTGACATCACCTGAGACCTCCCCAGAGCATATCGAAGACACATGGATGCAG GAACTAAATGCCAACAGGCCACCAACCCCAACCAGGGGCCGCCCTCAAGCAGCCAACAATGACCGAGGCTCACTTGCATGGATATAG